In a genomic window of Pelotomaculum thermopropionicum SI:
- a CDS encoding serine protease inhibitor, with protein sequence MDKIKSAYEMALQRFNQRKEVPQSEIERMEYEPAGKALAARFLREKDFDLLAEIGKYPENVRQYVIEGAQETFLNNIYLPVDRLSLESSQKAMKGLSLLKKDRQSLEKAYSQLKYLFQYYEQALAQTYSQFKEGFAAKINATVKSLERRTGTKLKADPEKQPGFREEWSKVLSMLNSQYEVPLKEQKERLRNIK encoded by the coding sequence TTGGACAAAATCAAATCTGCCTATGAAATGGCTCTACAGCGTTTTAACCAAAGGAAAGAAGTGCCTCAATCTGAAATAGAAAGAATGGAGTATGAGCCGGCAGGCAAAGCCCTGGCTGCCAGATTTTTAAGAGAAAAAGACTTTGATCTTCTTGCCGAAATCGGTAAATACCCGGAAAATGTAAGGCAGTACGTAATAGAAGGGGCACAGGAAACCTTTTTAAATAACATTTATCTTCCTGTAGACAGGTTAAGCCTGGAAAGCAGCCAGAAGGCAATGAAAGGGCTTTCCCTGTTAAAGAAAGACAGGCAGTCGCTTGAAAAAGCTTACAGCCAGCTCAAGTACCTTTTTCAATATTACGAGCAGGCCCTTGCTCAGACCTATAGCCAGTTTAAAGAAGGGTTTGCGGCAAAGATCAACGCAACTGTAAAATCTCTTGAAAGAAGGACCGGTACAAAGTTAAAAGCAGATCCAGAAAAACAGCCCGGATTCCGGGAAGAATGGTCTAAAGTACTGAGCATGTTAAACAGCCAGTATGAAGTGCCTTTAAAAGAACAAAAAGAAAGGCTTCGCAATATCAAATAA
- the ZnuB gene encoding ABC-type Mn2+/Zn2+ transport systems, permease components gives MDIFQYGYMNKAFIVGLVVGVTCPSIGIFIVLRRLSLIADALSHISLAGVAAGLLTGVNPLIAASFFSLSGAVLIEKLRENYRTYSELSIAVMLSAGLSLGAVLLSLGRGFNASVLSYLFGSIVLIDKTDFWLIIIIGITATGLIILFFKELYFITLDEDTAAASGIAVRKISVGFTLLTAMTIAISMRVVGILLVSSLMVLPVAASLQLARSFREAFFLSVGFSLASVLSGIFASFYLNLAPGGTIIIISVIILLCVLAGKKTAVKMFHKMADDPSVHRQTLSR, from the coding sequence TTGGACATTTTTCAGTACGGTTATATGAATAAAGCTTTTATTGTTGGCTTGGTGGTTGGGGTTACCTGTCCGTCAATCGGAATTTTTATAGTGCTCAGGCGTCTTTCTCTAATTGCCGACGCCCTTTCCCATATATCGCTGGCGGGGGTAGCAGCAGGTCTGCTGACAGGTGTCAATCCGCTTATCGCGGCTTCTTTTTTCTCACTTTCAGGAGCCGTCTTGATTGAAAAACTAAGGGAAAATTACCGGACCTATTCCGAGCTTTCCATTGCCGTAATGCTTTCGGCAGGGCTGTCGCTGGGGGCAGTGCTCCTCAGCCTGGGAAGGGGATTTAATGCCAGCGTCTTAAGCTATTTATTTGGCAGCATAGTATTAATAGACAAAACTGATTTCTGGCTGATTATTATTATCGGTATAACGGCCACCGGCCTGATCATTCTGTTCTTTAAGGAACTTTATTTTATCACGCTTGATGAGGATACGGCGGCCGCCTCAGGCATTGCCGTCAGAAAAATCAGCGTTGGCTTTACTTTATTGACGGCAATGACCATTGCCATATCAATGAGGGTGGTAGGCATACTGCTGGTATCATCTCTCATGGTGCTTCCGGTTGCAGCCAGCCTGCAGTTGGCCAGAAGCTTTAGAGAGGCTTTTTTCCTGTCCGTAGGGTTCAGCCTTGCCTCCGTCCTGTCTGGTATTTTTGCCTCATTTTATCTGAATTTGGCCCCCGGCGGCACAATAATTATTATTTCGGTGATAATCCTGCTCTGCGTTCTTGCCGGCAAAAAAACGGCCGTGAAGATGTTTCACAAGATGGCGGATGATCCGTCCGTGCACCGGCAAACCTTGTCCCGGTAG
- the CcmA gene encoding ABC-type multidrug transport system, ATPase component, whose translation MDNVIDARNIVKEYNGKRVVKEISFCVKPRECFGLLGPNGAGKSSTVKMIYCFTSITAGTLLVLGMDVRTRPRDIKRRIGVVAQDNNLDPDLTVLENLLVYAGFFDIPARTALGKAEELLDFFDLTGYKKEKVDKLSGGMKRRLAIARALINSPEILVLDEPTTGLDPQARHLVWQRLRKLKENGVTLLLTTHYMEEASQLCDRIVFIDDGKILEEGPPHQLIKKHIGEQILEIGRGAELMEKIVFTAGDKIKGYMVIGDTLFIYPSDGQSLMEALRPLALQFSYQTMRYATLEDVFLKLTGKELAG comes from the coding sequence TTGGATAATGTGATTGATGCCCGCAACATCGTAAAAGAATACAACGGCAAAAGGGTTGTCAAGGAAATCAGCTTTTGCGTTAAACCGCGTGAATGCTTCGGCCTGCTCGGCCCGAATGGCGCCGGCAAATCTTCAACAGTAAAGATGATTTATTGCTTTACAAGCATAACTGCGGGCACTTTGCTTGTTCTGGGCATGGACGTCAGAACAAGGCCAAGGGACATAAAAAGAAGGATAGGCGTGGTGGCCCAGGACAACAATTTGGACCCAGACCTTACAGTTCTCGAAAACCTGCTTGTTTATGCAGGATTTTTCGATATTCCGGCCCGGACGGCCCTGGGCAAGGCAGAAGAGTTGCTGGATTTTTTTGATCTTACCGGCTATAAAAAGGAAAAGGTCGATAAACTGTCCGGTGGAATGAAGAGAAGGCTGGCTATAGCCAGGGCATTGATAAATTCGCCCGAAATACTGGTCCTGGATGAACCTACCACCGGGCTCGATCCCCAGGCAAGGCATCTTGTCTGGCAGAGGCTGAGGAAGCTGAAAGAAAATGGTGTGACACTTCTTCTTACCACCCACTATATGGAGGAAGCATCGCAGCTTTGCGACCGGATTGTATTTATTGACGACGGCAAAATACTGGAAGAAGGACCGCCACATCAGCTTATAAAAAAACACATTGGAGAGCAGATTCTTGAGATCGGCCGGGGAGCGGAATTAATGGAAAAAATCGTTTTTACCGCCGGCGATAAAATCAAAGGCTACATGGTAATAGGGGATACACTGTTTATTTACCCTAGTGACGGACAAAGCCTAATGGAAGCGCTCAGGCCGTTGGCTTTGCAGTTTTCTTACCAGACAATGCGCTACGCCACACTCGAAGATGTATTCTTAAAACTTACCGGAAAAGAGTTGGCAGGATGA
- the CaiC gene encoding acyl-CoA synthetases (AMP-forming)/AMP-acid ligases II, with the protein MQRGLAKGDRVIIALPNCPEFIYSYLGAARAGGIAVPLNLLHTPRELAFIIKDSGAKFLITNQFIGQQIKQLPNLDLTVTILDENSIKEILSSPPAAFPEVKSEDTCTFLYTSGTTGQPKAVMLSHDNLIGNVISMDEAAKFGRDENFLVVLPMFHSFGWSTSVLLPLYIGCTATIIDTFRPKELLQILSKERITIFCGVPSMFTVLLKTRRQTTFPTLKYAISGGDSISEEHMLAFEKLFNFPVIEGYGLSEASPVVCLNPLYGVRKIKSIGVPLPGVEVKVADDDDRELPSGEIGELLVKGPNVMKGYYNREEETRSALKGGWLHTGDLAYRDQDGYFYIVGRKKELIITSGFNVYPKEVEEVLTAHPTVAEAAVIGVPHPVKGESIKAFIVPEEGRTPDKQELLRFLKGHLAGYKIPETFVISSELPRGATGKILKRMLK; encoded by the coding sequence ATGCAACGTGGGCTGGCAAAAGGTGACAGAGTTATTATTGCTCTTCCCAACTGTCCAGAGTTCATTTATTCTTACCTCGGTGCAGCGCGCGCCGGGGGCATTGCCGTACCGCTTAACCTTCTTCATACTCCCCGGGAACTTGCCTTTATCATTAAAGATTCCGGGGCGAAGTTCCTGATTACAAATCAATTTATCGGCCAGCAGATTAAGCAACTGCCGAACCTTGATCTTACCGTTACTATCCTTGACGAAAATAGCATCAAAGAAATACTTTCCTCCCCTCCCGCTGCTTTCCCGGAGGTTAAATCCGAAGATACCTGTACATTCTTGTATACCTCAGGAACTACCGGACAGCCTAAGGCCGTCATGCTGAGTCATGACAATTTAATTGGCAATGTAATATCAATGGACGAAGCCGCTAAATTCGGGCGGGATGAAAACTTTCTTGTGGTTTTGCCCATGTTTCACAGTTTCGGGTGGTCCACCAGCGTCCTCTTGCCCCTGTATATAGGCTGTACTGCAACCATTATTGATACTTTCAGGCCTAAAGAACTGCTACAGATTTTATCTAAAGAAAGAATCACCATTTTTTGCGGCGTACCAAGCATGTTCACGGTCCTTTTAAAAACGCGCCGGCAGACAACTTTCCCTACTCTTAAGTACGCCATTTCCGGAGGGGATTCCATTTCTGAGGAACATATGCTGGCCTTTGAAAAACTGTTCAATTTTCCAGTTATTGAAGGTTACGGCCTTTCAGAGGCTTCACCGGTAGTTTGTCTGAACCCTCTTTATGGTGTTCGCAAAATCAAGTCCATCGGGGTTCCCCTGCCCGGCGTTGAAGTTAAAGTGGCTGACGATGATGACCGGGAACTGCCTTCAGGCGAGATCGGCGAATTGCTGGTAAAGGGCCCAAATGTTATGAAGGGGTATTACAATAGGGAAGAAGAAACCAGATCAGCCCTAAAAGGGGGATGGCTGCACACGGGCGACCTGGCCTACCGGGATCAGGACGGTTATTTTTATATAGTCGGCCGTAAGAAGGAATTAATAATAACCTCTGGTTTCAACGTTTATCCCAAAGAGGTGGAGGAAGTGCTTACGGCCCACCCAACGGTGGCCGAAGCTGCAGTAATCGGTGTACCCCACCCGGTAAAGGGCGAATCGATCAAAGCGTTTATAGTACCGGAAGAAGGCCGGACACCGGATAAGCAGGAGTTGCTCCGATTTTTAAAAGGTCATCTGGCAGGCTATAAAATACCTGAGACGTTTGTGATCAGCAGCGAACTTCCACGGGGCGCAACCGGGAAAATTTTAAAGCGCATGTTGAAATAG
- the NuoF gene encoding NADH:ubiquinone oxidoreductase, NADH-binding 51 kD subunit gives MRIKSIDDLRAVKEKYYPLIKQRMGHSNGLGLTQVMVCSGTACTSADSQILRQALQEEIYKRGLEENIKLFKTGCFGFCQQGPIVMVHPGGVFYCQVRPEDTGKLVEAHLVNGRIVERLLFEDKVTGKRTPGIEDIHFFRAQKRIVLRNCGVINPEEIGEYIARDGYFALADVVLNKKPQEVIDTVIKSGLRGRGGAGFPTGRKWELAAAQNVTPKFVVCNADEGDPGAFMDRSILEGDPHSVLEAMAIAGYCTGAGQGYIYVRAEYPIAVERLEIAINQAKEAGLLGRGIFGTTFEFDIDLRFGAGAFVCGEETALLQSVMGQRGEPRPRPPYPAQEGLWGKPTLINNVETYANIPVILREGWEWYYGHGTASSKGSKVFSLAGKINNTGLIEVPMGTTLKTIIFDIGGGITGGKKFKAVQTGGPSGGCIPEKYLDLPVDYESLKEIGSIMGSGGMIVMSEDDCMVDIARFYLEFTQDESCGRCTPCRVGTKRLLEILRIITGGKGEMEDLDLLEELAGDIRDASLCGLGQTAPNPVLSTLRHFRKEYIAHVMDKTCPAGVCKALLDYRVDEERCIACGLCAKACTVQAIYGEPKKPYRIDPEKCVKCAACVARCPRNAIMKAARKEVKRIGKEGIFSGTGGPEYRATL, from the coding sequence ATGAGAATCAAAAGCATTGATGATCTCAGAGCAGTGAAGGAAAAATACTACCCTCTGATCAAGCAAAGAATGGGGCATAGCAACGGACTTGGCCTGACCCAGGTAATGGTTTGTTCAGGAACCGCCTGTACTTCCGCTGATAGCCAGATCTTGCGGCAGGCTTTGCAGGAGGAGATTTATAAACGCGGCCTCGAGGAAAATATAAAATTGTTTAAAACCGGCTGTTTCGGTTTCTGCCAGCAGGGGCCAATTGTCATGGTTCACCCCGGGGGAGTTTTTTACTGTCAGGTAAGGCCGGAGGACACCGGGAAGTTGGTTGAAGCCCATCTGGTCAACGGGAGGATTGTGGAAAGGCTTTTATTCGAGGATAAAGTAACGGGCAAAAGGACGCCCGGCATAGAAGACATTCATTTCTTTAGAGCTCAAAAAAGGATTGTCCTGCGCAACTGCGGCGTAATAAATCCCGAGGAAATAGGGGAATACATTGCGCGGGACGGTTATTTTGCCCTGGCCGATGTAGTCTTGAATAAAAAGCCTCAGGAAGTAATAGATACGGTCATAAAATCTGGCCTAAGAGGCAGAGGCGGGGCTGGCTTTCCCACCGGAAGGAAATGGGAGCTTGCTGCGGCCCAGAATGTTACTCCCAAGTTTGTCGTCTGCAACGCCGACGAGGGAGACCCGGGAGCGTTCATGGACCGCAGTATCCTGGAAGGTGATCCGCATAGCGTTCTGGAGGCAATGGCCATTGCGGGTTACTGTACAGGTGCCGGGCAGGGTTACATCTATGTGCGGGCAGAATACCCGATTGCCGTGGAAAGGCTGGAGATAGCCATTAATCAGGCCAAAGAGGCAGGCCTTTTGGGCAGGGGAATTTTCGGCACCACATTTGAATTCGATATTGACCTTCGCTTTGGTGCAGGAGCTTTCGTCTGCGGTGAGGAGACTGCCCTCCTGCAATCGGTGATGGGACAGCGGGGCGAACCGCGGCCGCGTCCCCCTTATCCGGCCCAGGAAGGGCTCTGGGGCAAGCCCACGTTAATTAACAATGTGGAAACGTACGCCAATATTCCAGTCATCTTGAGGGAAGGGTGGGAGTGGTATTACGGGCATGGTACCGCCAGCAGCAAAGGAAGCAAGGTCTTTTCCCTGGCCGGCAAAATAAACAATACCGGGCTTATTGAAGTACCCATGGGCACCACTCTGAAAACCATCATCTTTGACATCGGCGGCGGCATCACCGGCGGTAAAAAGTTTAAAGCGGTTCAAACCGGCGGCCCTTCAGGCGGTTGCATTCCGGAAAAATATCTGGACCTGCCCGTCGACTACGAATCTCTCAAAGAGATCGGATCGATAATGGGTTCCGGGGGCATGATCGTCATGAGCGAAGACGACTGCATGGTGGACATAGCCCGTTTTTACCTGGAATTTACCCAGGACGAATCGTGCGGGCGCTGTACACCGTGCCGTGTCGGAACAAAAAGGCTGCTGGAAATTCTTAGAATAATTACCGGGGGAAAAGGTGAAATGGAAGACCTTGATTTACTGGAGGAGCTGGCCGGCGACATTCGCGATGCTTCCCTGTGCGGCCTGGGTCAAACGGCACCCAACCCCGTTCTTTCCACCCTGCGGCATTTCAGGAAAGAGTACATTGCCCATGTAATGGACAAGACCTGTCCTGCTGGTGTATGCAAAGCCCTGCTTGACTACCGGGTGGATGAAGAAAGATGCATAGCCTGCGGCCTCTGCGCCAAAGCCTGCACTGTACAGGCCATTTACGGAGAACCGAAAAAGCCGTACCGGATAGACCCTGAGAAATGCGTGAAATGCGCCGCCTGCGTGGCCAGATGTCCCAGGAACGCCATTATGAAAGCTGCCCGGAAGGAGGTGAAGAGAATTGGAAAAGAGGGAATTTTCTCCGGGACCGGTGGTCCGGAGTACCGGGCAACTTTATGA
- the TagG gene encoding ABC-type polysaccharide/polyolphosphate export systems, permeasecomponent, translating to MMQHCLSKLVWQVFKRNFMVYRKTWRVSISFNFFEPLFYLGALGFGLGAYVQPMEGIPYLNYLAPGLIASSAMFATSYECTYGIFIRLEFQKIYQAIIATPAGIEDVVAGDMLFGAFKAVLYGTVILLVVASVGLVSSPWALLVPPLMAISGLLFAAISMTWTGLVPNIDSFNYFFSLIMTPLFLFSGVFFPLTGMPGYVQKMAWISPLYHVVNLTRGLVTGNLSPALLGDFLWILISTVLLIPVPVILLRRLVIK from the coding sequence ATGATGCAACACTGCCTGTCAAAACTGGTATGGCAAGTTTTTAAAAGAAATTTCATGGTTTACCGGAAAACCTGGAGGGTAAGCATTTCGTTTAATTTCTTTGAACCGCTCTTTTATTTAGGAGCCCTCGGTTTTGGTCTGGGGGCTTACGTTCAGCCAATGGAAGGCATTCCTTACCTGAATTATCTGGCCCCGGGCCTTATTGCCTCTTCGGCAATGTTTGCCACTTCCTACGAGTGTACGTACGGAATTTTTATCAGGCTAGAGTTTCAGAAAATTTACCAGGCAATTATTGCAACCCCGGCTGGAATTGAAGACGTGGTAGCTGGGGACATGCTTTTTGGAGCCTTTAAAGCCGTTTTATACGGTACGGTAATTCTCCTGGTAGTTGCTTCGGTCGGCCTGGTATCATCGCCATGGGCGCTACTGGTTCCGCCTCTAATGGCCATTTCCGGCCTGCTTTTTGCGGCTATCTCTATGACATGGACCGGCCTGGTGCCGAACATAGATAGTTTTAACTATTTCTTTTCTCTTATCATGACCCCGCTTTTCCTTTTCTCAGGCGTTTTTTTCCCCCTTACGGGCATGCCTGGTTATGTGCAAAAAATGGCCTGGATCAGTCCCCTTTATCATGTCGTAAACCTGACCAGGGGGCTGGTTACGGGTAATTTGAGCCCTGCACTTTTGGGGGATTTTCTATGGATCCTGATTTCAACGGTGCTGTTGATTCCAGTCCCGGTAATATTGTTGCGCCGGCTTGTAATAAAGTAA
- the NuoE gene encoding NADH:ubiquinone oxidoreductase 24 kD subunit yields the protein MEQNEKTVKTESIKPIPAVERIGRELQDDERDKNFNELNLIIESLAGDKGQLIRILQKAQDIFGYLPDDVQAFIAERLRVPVAEVNGVVTFYSLFSTRPKGKYIINVCMGTACYVKGAQQVMDALKKRLKIDEGETTPDGLFTLKSTRCVGACGLAPILAVNGKVQGMVDPGKIQELIKNCRKGEKNENQKH from the coding sequence ATGGAACAAAATGAAAAAACCGTAAAGACCGAAAGTATTAAGCCAATTCCGGCGGTTGAACGGATTGGCAGGGAACTGCAGGATGATGAACGGGATAAAAATTTTAATGAATTAAACCTTATTATAGAAAGTCTTGCCGGGGATAAAGGACAGTTGATCAGAATCCTGCAAAAAGCGCAGGATATTTTCGGATACCTGCCAGATGATGTACAGGCTTTTATAGCCGAAAGATTAAGGGTTCCGGTGGCGGAAGTAAACGGGGTGGTAACTTTTTATTCCCTTTTTTCCACCAGACCGAAGGGAAAATACATAATCAATGTTTGTATGGGTACCGCCTGTTACGTCAAGGGGGCCCAGCAGGTTATGGATGCCCTAAAGAAGCGGTTAAAAATAGATGAGGGGGAAACTACCCCCGACGGGCTGTTTACCTTAAAAAGCACCCGCTGTGTTGGGGCCTGCGGGTTGGCGCCAATTCTGGCGGTGAACGGTAAGGTTCAAGGCATGGTAGACCCGGGCAAGATCCAGGAATTAATTAAAAATTGCCGGAAAGGTGAAAAAAATGAGAATCAAAAGCATTGA
- the AraJ gene encoding arabinose efflux permease has protein sequence MVLGNSMIIPVLPDIRNALNLNQVEVSLIITLFSLPAGITIPVAGFLSDRYGRKNVIIPALIAYGTGGVIAALAPVFLANKAFPLILAGRVVQGIGAAGTAPIAMTLCGDIFQGKERSRSLGAIESSNGLGKVISPVLGSAVGLISWYAAFAFFPAVVIPVIIAVWLIVREPESVNRQQKIKEYFKSFKETVKNRAGLLLASYLSGAAVLMILFGVLFFLSEYLEQRFGLDGIKKGIVLSVPVLFMSITSFITGFIIKKKKTLMKLTTVAGLATITIPLSLLPFTSSQVAYLIAFSLTGVGAGMVLPCLNMLVTSAAPTEERGLVTSLYGSVRFFGVAFGPPACGFLMTRSTGLLFWSSAALSLLACLFVLMLLKTQGRTEEQKKGNLFIFSPAVARKPLK, from the coding sequence ATGGTTTTGGGCAATTCAATGATTATCCCGGTTTTACCTGATATACGAAACGCGCTTAACCTTAACCAGGTGGAGGTAAGCCTGATTATCACACTTTTTTCCCTGCCTGCAGGTATAACTATTCCCGTCGCCGGCTTCCTTTCCGACCGTTACGGCAGGAAAAACGTAATCATTCCTGCTTTAATAGCCTACGGTACAGGTGGAGTAATAGCCGCCCTGGCCCCAGTTTTTCTTGCAAATAAAGCGTTCCCTCTTATTCTTGCCGGAAGAGTTGTGCAGGGAATTGGCGCGGCCGGTACCGCGCCGATTGCCATGACTTTGTGCGGAGACATTTTCCAGGGAAAAGAAAGAAGCAGGTCTTTGGGAGCAATAGAATCTTCAAACGGGCTGGGAAAGGTTATCAGCCCTGTGCTGGGTTCGGCAGTCGGTCTCATTTCCTGGTATGCTGCTTTTGCCTTTTTCCCCGCCGTAGTAATTCCTGTAATTATTGCCGTCTGGCTTATTGTCAGAGAGCCGGAGTCTGTTAATCGACAGCAAAAAATAAAAGAATATTTCAAATCGTTTAAAGAAACGGTTAAAAACAGGGCCGGATTGCTTCTTGCATCTTACCTATCCGGCGCGGCAGTCCTGATGATTCTTTTCGGAGTTTTATTCTTCCTTTCAGAATACTTAGAGCAACGCTTCGGACTGGACGGAATCAAGAAAGGGATTGTGCTGTCGGTACCGGTTCTGTTCATGAGTATAACGTCTTTTATCACCGGCTTTATTATAAAAAAGAAGAAAACCCTGATGAAGTTAACAACAGTTGCCGGCTTGGCAACAATTACAATTCCCCTCTCTTTGCTACCCTTTACAAGCAGTCAGGTTGCTTACCTTATTGCCTTTTCATTAACAGGCGTAGGTGCCGGTATGGTACTTCCCTGCCTCAACATGCTTGTAACAAGTGCAGCACCTACAGAGGAACGCGGGCTGGTTACGTCTTTATACGGCAGTGTCAGGTTTTTTGGCGTTGCCTTTGGTCCCCCGGCCTGCGGCTTTTTAATGACCAGAAGCACCGGTCTGTTATTCTGGAGTTCCGCCGCCCTTTCGCTGCTTGCCTGCCTGTTTGTCTTAATGCTCTTAAAAACTCAAGGCCGGACGGAAGAACAAAAAAAAGGCAATTTATTTATATTCAGCCCGGCAGTTGCCAGAAAACCTTTAAAATAG
- a CDS encoding hypothetical hydrogenase subunit (containing COG3383, Uncharacterized anaerobic dehydrogenase, COG1034 NADH dehydrogenase/NADH:ubiquinone oxidoreductase 75 kD subunit (chain G)), whose translation MEKREFSPGPVVRSTGQLYDNPEKKVEKIRLIIDGREVEAEKGMSVLEAARLAGIEIPSLCYLRRINEIGSCRVCLVEIEMKGTRTLQASCVYPASGGLVVYTNTPRARRVRKTMVELLLSDHHRECTTCIRNLNCELQNLTDNLGIRNIRYTGEMKMLPVQNKNPFIVRDYNKCIKCRRCEAICSKVQEVNVYSALNRGYDTVIAPAFMQDLSRVACITCGQCVIACPTASLTEKECIDSVWEALEDPNKYVVVQTAPSIQVTLGEVFGYPVGTVVTGKVVAALRRLGFDKVFATDFTADLTIMEEAYELLERLEGRGRLPLLSSCSPGWVKFAEHFYPEFLENLSTCKSPHEMFGALTKTYFAEKEGLDPEKIVVVAVMPCTAKKFEASRPEMGTGKFKDVDWVLTTRELARMIRQAGINFRELPDEDYDTPMGIASGAGAIFGSTGGVIEAAVRTAYYLTTGKELDLLDYEEFRGFSGIKEALVELKGRTIKVAIAHGTGNARILLDRMKAGEKFDYVEIMACPGGCVGGGGQPIFGTREHKEISLDYRHNRADALDRIDYSRELRRAHENPAVKKIYDEFLGHPLSEKSKKLLHTCYTPRGKLPGFDFGGIKDLQKPLFI comes from the coding sequence TTGGAAAAGAGGGAATTTTCTCCGGGACCGGTGGTCCGGAGTACCGGGCAACTTTATGACAACCCCGAAAAAAAGGTTGAGAAAATTAGGCTCATCATCGACGGCCGGGAAGTAGAGGCCGAAAAAGGCATGAGCGTCCTGGAAGCGGCGCGCTTGGCCGGCATAGAAATACCAAGCCTTTGCTACCTGCGCCGGATAAATGAAATTGGCTCCTGTCGGGTCTGCCTGGTGGAAATAGAAATGAAAGGTACCAGAACCCTTCAGGCCTCCTGCGTTTATCCCGCATCCGGGGGACTGGTGGTATACACTAACACGCCGCGGGCCAGGCGGGTGAGAAAGACCATGGTGGAACTGCTCCTTTCTGATCATCACCGGGAATGCACAACCTGCATCCGCAATCTTAACTGCGAGTTGCAAAATCTTACGGACAACCTGGGCATAAGAAACATCAGGTATACCGGTGAGATGAAGATGCTTCCGGTCCAGAACAAAAATCCTTTCATTGTCCGGGACTACAACAAATGCATCAAGTGCCGGCGGTGCGAAGCCATCTGCAGCAAGGTGCAGGAAGTAAACGTATATTCCGCCCTGAACCGTGGCTACGACACGGTGATTGCACCGGCTTTCATGCAGGATCTGTCCCGGGTGGCCTGCATCACCTGCGGCCAGTGCGTCATTGCCTGCCCCACCGCTTCACTTACCGAAAAAGAATGTATTGATTCTGTCTGGGAGGCACTGGAAGACCCAAACAAATACGTGGTGGTACAAACCGCCCCTTCCATTCAGGTAACCCTAGGCGAGGTGTTCGGGTACCCGGTGGGAACGGTGGTTACCGGAAAGGTGGTAGCGGCCTTGCGGCGCCTGGGGTTCGACAAGGTTTTTGCTACCGATTTTACTGCGGATTTGACGATAATGGAGGAGGCTTACGAACTGCTGGAAAGGCTGGAAGGGAGGGGAAGGCTTCCCTTGCTTTCCTCGTGCAGTCCGGGCTGGGTAAAGTTTGCCGAGCATTTTTACCCGGAGTTTCTTGAAAACCTTTCCACCTGCAAATCGCCCCACGAAATGTTCGGTGCCCTGACCAAAACCTACTTTGCAGAGAAGGAGGGCCTCGACCCGGAGAAGATTGTGGTAGTGGCCGTCATGCCCTGTACGGCTAAAAAGTTTGAGGCCAGCCGGCCGGAAATGGGTACCGGCAAGTTCAAAGACGTGGACTGGGTCCTTACTACCAGGGAACTGGCCAGGATGATCAGGCAGGCCGGCATAAATTTTCGTGAACTGCCTGATGAGGACTACGACACTCCAATGGGTATAGCTAGCGGTGCCGGAGCCATTTTCGGTTCCACGGGCGGTGTAATAGAGGCAGCAGTGCGCACGGCTTATTATCTCACTACCGGCAAGGAGCTTGACCTCCTTGATTATGAGGAATTTCGCGGTTTCAGCGGCATAAAAGAAGCCCTGGTGGAATTAAAAGGCCGTACAATAAAGGTGGCCATAGCTCACGGTACGGGTAACGCCAGGATTCTGCTGGACAGAATGAAGGCCGGCGAGAAGTTCGACTACGTGGAGATTATGGCCTGTCCCGGCGGGTGCGTGGGGGGAGGAGGGCAGCCTATATTCGGTACCAGGGAGCACAAAGAGATATCGCTGGATTATCGCCATAACCGCGCCGACGCCCTGGATCGAATAGACTATTCCAGAGAATTAAGGCGGGCCCATGAAAACCCGGCGGTGAAAAAAATATACGATGAATTTCTCGGACATCCTCTAAGCGAAAAATCAAAAAAGCTTCTCCACACCTGTTACACCCCGCGGGGAAAGCTGCCCGGGTTTGATTTTGGCGGAATAAAAGACCTACAAAAACCTCTTTTTATTTAA